The following are encoded in a window of Anopheles stephensi strain Indian chromosome X, UCI_ANSTEP_V1.0, whole genome shotgun sequence genomic DNA:
- the LOC118502635 gene encoding cadherin-86C isoform X1: MPKMDMRCHKNMTSNGVTCEGAYSSTSGRRKRICTNRLPLTLALLALVSCWPEAAGLDPKFDPSTRMRLVLVPADATVGSVIYRLRASDEEFEYPLQFELVGDASSSTVQIETLPCTKFNSICQANVILTRRLEPGRYYDFQVSVKDTKGGMSVQSCSITATNFTTPHDIIFPHKAGIIMVPEDAKKGTELDYVLANKNPLFQKPVYLELWGSPLFGIRQKFISPETAEGTIFLLGQLDFEKQAMYHLTVLANDAYAEPGQDTRNIAGLEVVVIVEDVQDVPPVFTVAPPVTRLPAGLIPGDKVLQVHAEDGDKGVPREIRYGLVSEGNPFTSFFDINETSGEISLLRPLDDILALTHAGDPVLLTVIAEEVKVSRDEPPAMATTVQLAFFLPERSNSPPYFENDHYVARLEENAAPGTVLAFTDPYTPRVMDDDAGKNGVFSLTLLGNNGTFEISPNVAEGHANFVVRVRDNTRLDYETATYVHFQILAQELGPATNLSTLVNVTVYLADVNDNAPVFEQNDYIVDLPENMTAGTRVVQVHATDVDTAGLGGRVRYTQILGPHNTSLNLDPASGVVTVAINNHGFDREAMPEYHLYVEARDDDGIGNRAQVPLVIRLIDVNDETPTFEKPLYEFILAADLRNFTVPAFIRATDGDAEAPNNEVRYELIYGNYENKFFLHPITGELKLNAPLVPRTGSQSQSVGGLRRRRQTAGGLPPNLASTGTTSQQQQKESDVFVLTARAFDLGVPVRYSTATIRVYPPESRTRTVTFIVPGSDPDRKKVQDTLADITGGRVIIQEVRPYRTGDGGIPTDLIGAGGGGGGGSGNERSVVIATILYDADSVVDIAKIQQRLSINGTVTNIISQEERSAILYKAENRVLFWLLIFLAILLALGILTLLLCCICPRCPLNATNRKRILRVNNIEDDVHLVHRKQGIGKQSKSVQVAEWMGRREAWSAANRSTDSRTKPTHWEYRGRRDIGKGTLAAGTGDDGGDDRDGSPNNHEDESGNDGNERKRANDGGKLEKHTVKIRSDMKNKSTKDDAHMHRSRTNLLNADRDMYVEDVDEHDPEYQSLKRIHHHHHHHHGGAGNGGKPVADDVLPIDDDSMRRHEMDRGSDLNYERRGSFKRQGHAAPPQLVAHGDDIEPRDQYFIKDGNAEILRLITRGRNEEENIYVNIPQQQQQQRPGAANQPQYIMVDNGGKEILMRRYIEEQANGKQIIREHYQLLPGTTFIQTIPNEVPVRRGEHVTEVKIGAAQAGRSKMGGEQGENEDGGRLKPAVSTHSLMHQELEHSLKQQNALLRQILLEKEKLEERYNQYEQALETQSLPCQSMAVVVAATQTDCDTGTQTDPVRAGGPNGGLGRRRTKSENDDSLSEDEYEYVRYSPPDSPDGVYLIKRRRHRKKTKHRVGKGSFSGEHSGGESTGERKSNRRIIVVESVKRKIRTPIQEEDDELVHHGQHGHGRDGHHGQGSHRRGGQETRTSILRRKRNEELSRGSNGNGHGSTSNGKDHRLKRDVLMEISDSLHGEQSRGGGRRSNGAGAAGENRRKKVYRKNVKYYEDSDGSEKEVVVQKNYFSADSLDEITSDVEDYRYSVTKTSKSVTVSPKASVEQRISRRDDKTETTTTRIRLTTSESPSRRQSTGPTVAPPPPKGPAPKPPRMSKSLSKEEGLNETTAGGEQHAVNPKYMDWYYNLGKDADSLEKREGRKRQEQQQQQQPAVGTTTLTTTTTSSTTTITTGGSRKKPDMDAGAKGKPEPAPRTSPPKEARLLKEDIQHARKVQQQTQSQQQQHPGSEAGNSHPLLQHSEHRYEAEYGTGPQVPAPPDKLPHYLYPETPPIVSRDNKVQIKIVDSSAASTGPQAPQTAAKPAAGGTSTKPTNTTGTNAKTLNVSTLEDDHDSGIAMNSLLHTKGKRNKIADKKSIFTIAYDDVRIRQIRSESDTPPFS; this comes from the exons ATGCCGAAAATGGATATGCGTTG CCATAAAAACATGACGTCCAACGGCGTGACGTGCGAGGGTGCGTACAGCAGTACCAGCGGgagaagaaaacgaatatgtACGAATAGGCTCCCGCTCACACTAGCCCTACTGGCACTTGTGTCGTGCTGGCCGGAGGCAGCCGGTCTTGATCCGAAGTTCGATCCATCCACCCGGATGCGGCTGGTGCTCGTACCGGCCGATGCAACCGTCGGTTCCGTCATTTATCGGTTGCGAGCTTCCGACGAGGAGTTTGAATATCCGCTACAGTTTGAGCTAGTCG GTGatgcgtcgtcgtcgacggTGCAGATTGAAACGTTACCCTGCACCAAGTTCAACTCCATCTGCCAGGCGAATGTGATACTGACGCGTCGGCTCGAACCGGGCCGCTACTATGACTTCCAGGTGTCGGTAAAGGACACCAAGGGTGGCATGTCCGTACAGAGCTGCTCGATCACTGCCACCAACTTTACCACACCCCACGATATTATTTTTCCGCACAAGGCGGGAATCATCATGGTTCCAGAG GATGCTAAAAAAGGAACTGAGCTGGACTACGTGCTCGCCAATAAGAACCCTCTATTCCAGAAACCCGTGTATCTGGAGCTATGG GGCTCACCACTGTTTGGCATTCGGCAGAAGTTTATATCGCCCGAAACTGCCGAAGGTACCATCTTTCTGCTCGGCCAGCTAGACTTTGAAAAGCAGGCCATGTACCATCTGACGGTGTTGGCAAAC GATGCGTATGCAGAACCTGGTCAGGATACGCGAAACATTGCCGGACTGGAGGTGGTAGTTATTGTGGAGGACGTGCAAGATGTACCACCTGTTTTTACGGTAGCACCACCAGTTACTCGTCTTCCGGCCGGACTCATACCCGGCGATAAG GTTCTGCAGGTGCACGCCGAAGATGGTGATAAGGGTGTACCGCGTGAGATACGGTACGGGCTAGTGTCCGAGGGTAATCCGTTTACGTCGTTCTTTGACATTAACGAGACAAGTG GTGAAATATCTCTACTTCGACCACTGGACGATATACTGGCACTGACACATGCCGGCGATCCTGTCCTGCTGACTGTGATCGCGGAAGAGGTGAAAGTGAGCCGAGATGAACCACCTGCAATGGCAACAACAGTGCAGCTTGCGTTCTTCCTGCCCGAACGTAGTAACTCTCCGCCATACTTCGAAAACGACCA CTACGTCGCTCGACTGGAGGAGAATGCCGCTCCGGGCACGGTACTGGCTTTCACTGATCCGTATACACCGCGCGTCATGGATGACGATGCCGGTAAGAATGGGGTGTTCTCGTTGACGCTGCTCGGCAACAATGGCACGTTCGAGATCTCGCCGAACGTTGCCGAAGGACATGCCAACTTTGTGGTGCGCGTGCGGGACAATACCCGGCTCGATTACGAAACTGCCACGTATGTACACTTCCAAATCCTCGCACAAGAGCTCGGACCAGCCACCAACCTGTCGACGCTGGTGAACGTCACCGTGTACCTTGCGGACGTGAACGACAATGCGCCGGTGTTTGAGCAGAACGACTACATCGTCGATCTGCCCGAAAATATGACAGCTGGCACGAGGGTAGTGCAGGTTCACGCCACTGATGTTGATACGGCGGGACTTGGTGGCCGGGTACGGTACACGCAGATTCTTGGTCCACACAACACCTCGCTCAATCTGGATCCTGCGTCGGGTGTTGTAACGGTCGCCATCAACAACCACGGATTTGATCGTGAGGCGATGCCCGAGTATCATCTGTACGTGGAGGCACGTGATGACGATGGCATCGGTAACCGTGCTCAGGTTCCGCTCGTTATTCGGTTGATAGACGTGAACGATGAAACGCCCACGTTCGAGAAACCACTGTACGAGTTTATTCTAGCCGCAGATTTACGCAACTTCACCGTGCCGGCGTTTATCCGGGCGACGGATGGCGACGCGGAAGCACCGAACAATGAAGTACGCTACGAGCTCATCTACGGTAACTACGAAAATAAGTTCTTCCTACATCCGATAACTGGCGAGCTTAAGCTGAACGCACCACTAGTGCCTCGCACCGGGTCCCAGTCACAGTCGGTGGGTGGTTTGCGCCGACGTCGGCAAACTGCCGGTGGCTTACCGCCGAATCTCGCTTCCACTGGCACCACtagtcaacagcagcagaaggagtCGGACGTGTTCGTGCTGACGGCGCGAGCATTCGATCTGGGCGTACCGGTACGCTACTCCACGGCGACGATCCGTGTCTATCCGCCAGAGAGTCGTACCCGTACGGTCACCTTCATCGTGCCGGGCAGTGATCCGGACCGGAAGAAGGTACAGGACACGCTAGCCGACATTACTGGTGGCCGTGTGATCATCCAGGAGGTGCGTCCATATCGCACTGGCGATGGTGGCATTCCGACCGATCTTAttggtgctggtggcggtggaggtggaggAAGTGGGAACGAGCGTTCGGTTGTGATTGCGACGATACTCTACGATGCTGACTCGGTTGTGGACATCGCAAAGATCCAGCAGCGCCTATCCATCAACGGCACGGTAACCAACATCATTAGCCAGGAGGAACGCAGCGCT ATCCTTTACAAAGCCGAAAACCGTGTACTGTTCTGGCTGCTTATCTTTCTCGCGATACTGTTGGCACTGGGCATCCTGACGCTGTTACTTTGCTGTATCTGTCCCAGGTGTCCACTGAATGCCACCAATCG aAAACGAATACTTCGCGTGAATAATATCGAAGATGATGTACATCTTGTTCATAGAAAGCAAGGAATTGGAAAGCAATCCAAATCTGTTCAG GTCGCCGAATGGATGGGACGGCGAGAAGCCTGGTCAGCAGCGAATCGATCGACCGATTCCCGTACCAAGCCGACTCATTGGGAGTACCGAGGACGGCGCGACATTGGCAAAGGCACACTAGCGGCGGGAACCGGGGATGACGGGGGCGACGATCGGGATGGCAGCCCGAACAACCACGAGGACGAGAGCGGCAACGACGGCAATGAACGGAAGCGGGCGAATGATGGCGGGAAGCTAGAGAAGCATACAGTTAAAAttag GAGCGACATGAAGAATAAATCTACCAAGGACGATGCGCATATGCACCGGTCGCGAACGAATCTGCTGAACGCCGACCGGGACATGTATGTGGAGGACGTGGATGAGCACGATCCCGAGTACCAGTCGCTAAAGCGCatacaccatcatcaccaccatcatcacggtGGTGCTGGCAATGGAGGCAAACCAGTAGCAGACGATGTGCTGCCGATCGATGACGACTCCATGCGTCGGCATGAGATGGATCGGGGCAGCGATCTCAACTACGAACGGCGTGGCAGCTTCAAAAGACAAGGACACGCA GCACCTCCACAGCTCGTTGCGCACGGTGACGATATTGAGCCGCgtgatcagtacttcatcaaGGATGGCAATGCGGAGATTCTGCGTTTGATAACACGTGGCCGGAACGAGGAGGAAAACATCTACGTCAACAtaccgcagcaacagcagcaacagcgacCTGGTGCCGCCAACCAGCCTCAGTACATAATGGTGGATAACGGTGGCAAAGAGATCCTGATGCGACGGTACATCGAGGAGCAGGCGAACGGGAAGCAAATCATACGGGAACACTATCAGCTGCTTCCAGGCACCACCTTCATCCAGACCATCCCCAACGAAGTACCGGTGAGGCGTGGTGAACACGTGACGGAGGTGAAGATCGGTGCAGCACAGGCCGGTCGGAGTAAGATGGGTGGTGAGCAGGGTGAAAATGAGGACGGTGGTCGGTTAAAGCCGGCCGTCTCAACACACTCCCTGATGCACCAAGAACTGGAACACTCGCTCAAACAGCAGAACGCGCTGCTGCGGCAGATACTGCTTGAAAAGGAGAAGCTCGAGGAACGCTACAACCAGTACGAGCAGGCACTCGAGACGCAGAGCTTACCGTGCCAGTcgatggcggtggtggttgcgGCTACCCAGACCGACTGCGACACCGGTACGCAGACCGATCCGGTTCGAGCCGGTGGACCAAACGGTGGACTGGGCAGACGACGCACGAAAAGCGAAAACGATGACTCGCTGTCGGAGGATGAGTACGAGTACGTGCGGTACAGTCCACCGGACAGCCCGGACGGTGTGTATCTAATCAAGCGTCGGCGACACCGCAAGAAGACGAAGCATCGGGTCGGAAAGGGTAGTTTCAGTGGAGAGCACAGTGGCGGAGAGTCAACCGGTGAGAGAAAGTCTAACCGACGGATTATTGTGGTGGAGTCGGTGAAGCGGAAGATCCGGACACCGATACAGGAGGAGGATGACGAGCTCGTACACCATGGACAGCATGGGCATGGGCGTGACGGGCATCACGGGCAGGGTAGCCATCGGCGTGGTGGACAGGAAACACGTACCAGCATTCTACGCCGCAAGCGCAACGAAGAGTTGTCGCGAGGCAGCAATGGGAATGGACATGGCAGCACGTCCAACGGTAAAGATCACCGGCTCAAGCGAGATGTACTGATGGAGATTTCGGATTCGCTGCATGGTGAGCAGTCTCGTGGTGGAGGACGGCGCAGTAATGGTGCTGGCGCTGCTGGAGAAAATCGACGCAAGAAGGTGTACCGCAAGAACGTCAAGTACTATGAAGATTCGGACGGCTCGGAGAAGGAAGTAGTGGTGCAAAAGAACTACTTCTCCGCCGACAGCCTGGACGAGATCACGTCCGACGTGGAGGACTATCGGTACTCGGTGACGAAAACCTCCAAATCGGTAACCGTCTCACCGAAGGCATCCGTCGAACAGCGCATTTCGCGTCGTGACGATAAAaccgaaaccaccaccacacgcaTCCGGCTCACAACCTCCGAGTCGCCGAGCCGTCGTCAGTCGACCGGACCGACcgttgcaccaccaccaccgaaaggGCCTGCACCGAAACCACCGCGGATGAGTAAATCGCTCTCGAAGGAGGAAGGACTCAACGAGACAACGGCCGGCGGAGAACAGCACGCCGTCAACCCGAAGTACATGGACTGGTACTACAACCTGGGAAAGGATGCGGATTCGCTGGAAAAGCGCGAAGGTCGCAAACgtcaggagcagcagcagcagcagcagccggcagTCGGCACAACCACGctcaccactaccactaccagCTCCACCACTACCATCACGACGGGCGGCAGTCGAAAGAAGCCGGACATGGACGCCGGTGCAAAGGGTAAACCGGAACCAGCACCTCGTACCAGTCCACCGAAGGAGGCTCGACTGCTCAAGGAAGACATCCAACACGCACGAAAGGTGCAACAGCAGACTCAGtctcaacagcagcaacatccgGGCTCGGAAGCCGGCAACAGCCATCCACTACTCCAGCATTCCGAACATCGTTACGAGGCAGAGTACGGCACCGGACCGCAGGTGCCTGCACCACCGGACAAGCTTCCCCACTACCTCTACCCCGAAACGCCTCCGATCGTTAGCCGCGACAATAAGGTACAGATCAAGATCGTCGACTCATCCGCCGCGTCAACCGGTCCGCAGGCACCTCAAACGGCCGCAAAACCAGCAGCCGGTGGCACCagcaccaaaccaaccaacacgaCCGGCACGAACGCGAAAACGCTCAACGTGTCCACGCTGGAGGACGATCACGATTCGGGGATCGCGATGAACTCGCTGCTTCACACCAAGGGCAAACGCAACAAGATAGCGGACAAGAAGAGCATCTTCACCATCGCGTACGACGATGTGCGGATCCGGCAGATCCGGTCCGAAAGCGATACACCGCCATTCTCCTAA